In the genome of Rhizobium etli 8C-3, one region contains:
- a CDS encoding acyl-CoA dehydrogenase family protein: protein MGTVSQFHDRARPVARRIGSEEEAISTARTLAAAFQRQSSERDINRILPYQEIDALSQSGLGAITVPPEYEGLDVGNSLLAEIVAIIAEGDPSIGEFLEVHFSVLDGLRQQAGEELQRALYARVLEGDRFAAAAFPDAAAVGSRALGYRLNGRSTSSPAVLFSDWIAIGIDQTVLYLPSDKEGLQLVDDWDGLGQRTNGTAAIVASDLHVEGNVVALAAHAPSAIGELLHAAVDLGIARAVLSADAGSAPANDFGKLAIGTETVAALLERAGRKLDIAQINISGPAGEDAYFCATAARAVASKVAIDASNLIFELMGENTASIALNLDRHWRNARIRALKTSADVLHRRAARHLRKDR, encoded by the coding sequence ATGGGAACCGTATCGCAATTTCACGACCGGGCGCGGCCGGTCGCACGGCGCATCGGAAGCGAGGAAGAGGCGATCAGCACGGCCCGCACCCTTGCCGCCGCCTTTCAGCGCCAGTCGAGCGAGCGCGACATCAATCGAATCCTGCCCTATCAGGAAATCGACGCCCTCTCGCAATCCGGCCTTGGCGCGATCACCGTTCCGCCCGAATATGAAGGACTGGACGTTGGCAATTCGCTGCTCGCCGAAATCGTTGCGATTATCGCTGAAGGCGATCCCTCGATCGGGGAGTTCCTGGAAGTCCACTTTTCGGTACTCGACGGACTTCGGCAGCAGGCTGGCGAAGAGCTGCAGCGCGCCCTTTATGCGCGCGTACTTGAAGGCGATCGTTTTGCTGCGGCCGCTTTTCCCGATGCTGCCGCAGTCGGTTCCCGCGCTCTCGGGTATCGACTGAATGGCCGCAGCACGTCGTCGCCGGCGGTGCTCTTTTCCGATTGGATCGCGATCGGAATTGACCAGACGGTGCTCTACCTCCCCTCCGACAAGGAAGGCCTTCAGCTCGTCGATGATTGGGACGGCCTTGGGCAGCGCACCAACGGCACAGCCGCCATCGTGGCCAGCGACTTGCACGTGGAGGGGAATGTTGTCGCGCTTGCCGCGCATGCGCCATCGGCGATCGGCGAGCTGCTGCATGCGGCCGTCGATCTTGGAATAGCGCGTGCGGTTCTTTCCGCCGATGCCGGCTCAGCGCCGGCTAACGACTTCGGCAAGCTTGCGATCGGCACAGAGACGGTCGCCGCGCTTTTGGAAAGGGCTGGCCGCAAGCTCGACATCGCGCAGATCAACATCAGCGGCCCGGCGGGCGAAGATGCCTATTTCTGCGCGACTGCCGCGCGCGCCGTCGCAAGCAAGGTGGCAATAGATGCCTCGAACCTGATTTTCGAACTGATGGGGGAAAACACCGCGAGTATCGCGCTCAATCTCGACCGCCATTGGCGCAACGCCCGCATCCGTGCGCTGAAAACATCCGCCGATGTTCTTCATCGGCGCGCCGCCCGTCATTTGCGCAAGGATCGCTAG
- a CDS encoding RrF2 family transcriptional regulator — MLTKKGKYGLKALVDLARLAPGETAFINDVAARNNIPKKFLDTILLELRNVGILRSKKGPGGGYSLSRPASEIRIGHVIRTLDGPLAPIRCASRTAYEACDDCSNPETCHVRRSMTEVRDAIADILDNMTLEQFVAKGGKLGDGGDETMPVFAAG; from the coding sequence ATGCTGACCAAAAAGGGAAAATACGGATTGAAGGCCCTGGTTGATCTGGCGCGTCTGGCGCCGGGGGAAACCGCCTTCATCAACGATGTCGCCGCACGCAACAATATCCCGAAAAAGTTCCTCGATACGATCCTTCTGGAGCTGCGCAATGTCGGCATCCTTCGCTCCAAGAAGGGGCCGGGCGGCGGCTATTCACTGTCGCGGCCGGCCTCGGAAATCCGCATCGGTCACGTCATCCGCACGCTCGACGGGCCGCTCGCTCCCATTCGCTGCGCAAGCCGCACGGCTTATGAAGCCTGCGACGACTGTTCGAATCCGGAAACCTGTCATGTGCGCCGCTCGATGACCGAAGTGCGCGATGCGATCGCCGATATCCTCGACAACATGACGCTCGAGCAATTCGTCGCCAAGGGCGGCAAGCTTGGCGATGGAGGCGACGAGACTATGCCCGTTTTCGCGGCAGGCTGA